In the Leptotrichia sp. oral taxon 847 genome, one interval contains:
- the cbiT gene encoding precorrin-6Y C5,15-methyltransferase (decarboxylating) subunit CbiT, whose product MYHIKDKEFIRGKVPMTKEEVRAISIAKMEISDGDICLDIGGGTGSVSMEMARFAKNGHVYTIEQKEEAVDLIKQNMEKFEIKNMTVISGKAPEDLPQGITFDKVFIGGSGGNLSEIINYSYENLKEGGIIALNFIVLENTFEALECLKKSKFEDIDISQIIVAKNRKVKDFNMMMSENPIYVISARK is encoded by the coding sequence ATGTATCACATAAAAGATAAGGAATTTATCAGAGGAAAAGTGCCAATGACAAAAGAAGAAGTTAGAGCGATTAGCATAGCAAAAATGGAAATTTCAGATGGAGATATTTGCCTTGACATCGGTGGCGGAACTGGCTCTGTGAGCATGGAAATGGCAAGATTTGCTAAAAATGGGCATGTTTACACGATTGAGCAAAAAGAGGAAGCCGTTGATTTAATAAAACAAAATATGGAAAAATTTGAGATAAAAAATATGACTGTAATTTCTGGAAAAGCACCAGAAGATTTACCACAAGGAATAACTTTTGATAAAGTGTTTATCGGTGGTTCAGGTGGAAATTTATCAGAAATTATCAATTATTCTTATGAAAATTTAAAAGAAGGCGGAATAATCGCTTTGAACTTTATCGTTTTAGAAAACACATTTGAAGCACTTGAATGCTTGAAAAAATCGAAGTTTGAGGATATTGATATTTCTCAAATAATTGTGGCAAAAAATAGAAAAGTAAAGGATTTTAACATGATGATGTCAGAAAATCCGATTTATGTGATTTCTGCGAGAAAATAA
- a CDS encoding DUF2207 domain-containing protein, with amino-acid sequence MMKMKKIKISRIFFLFLIFPIFLFGESIKNYDVFITIQKDGILNISENINYNFDGRQKHGIYRKIPLKFGSEVEVFNVLKNGKKENFDIFDEAKYKIVKIGKQDVLLENGIYNYQIDYKMKKAITEYGNQYEIYFNGIGQEWGVPIEKANIVIKMEDGKLYENSENSNFEVYTGKKGERNQNFEARMENGKIFISNLTRLNENEGISFIIHLDKNKFGKNILNQTNSEAQRSFGKERNDFKNLALRGISLVIGFIILMALSVYVWVYYLKAKNTKYFDEELSPVEVAYLSGNDDLKKLTEVAILSLLKKKCISIKEKTMKMIFISEKDELPEEEKIILEAIRNNYQKEDKFYEKSLEMKKMLEKKYRNLKKDSKKYYFPFFLGVIILSILFFTTAFENLSIYIGFFIFFATSYFIFLDELSYFRIIPIFFIGILLFNDISKNILYILEIIYFWGLFEIFNYIFKNNSSIKKWIDELKKYIEDKIFKNSWKMDRFERRRIYDIILPYSVALRQNRRVSQCFIKEFGEEEYKNQNVNFFSNNLVINEVQKTFNAVRAKWGKIASKNKRFGSGRSFGGSSGGGFGGGGGGSW; translated from the coding sequence ATGATGAAGATGAAAAAAATTAAAATTTCAAGAATTTTTTTTCTTTTTTTGATTTTTCCCATCTTTCTTTTTGGCGAGAGCATAAAAAATTATGATGTTTTCATAACAATTCAAAAAGATGGGATTTTGAATATTTCAGAAAATATAAATTACAACTTTGATGGAAGGCAAAAGCACGGGATTTATAGAAAAATACCTTTGAAGTTTGGTTCAGAAGTTGAGGTTTTTAATGTTTTAAAAAATGGTAAAAAAGAAAATTTTGATATTTTTGATGAAGCGAAATATAAAATAGTAAAAATAGGAAAACAAGATGTTTTGCTTGAAAATGGAATTTACAATTATCAAATTGATTATAAAATGAAAAAAGCGATAACAGAATATGGAAATCAATATGAAATATATTTTAATGGAATTGGTCAAGAGTGGGGCGTTCCAATTGAAAAAGCAAATATTGTTATTAAAATGGAAGATGGAAAATTGTATGAAAATAGTGAAAATTCTAATTTTGAAGTTTATACTGGAAAAAAAGGGGAACGGAATCAAAATTTTGAGGCAAGAATGGAAAATGGGAAAATTTTTATTTCAAATTTGACAAGATTGAATGAAAATGAAGGAATTAGTTTTATTATTCATTTGGATAAAAATAAATTTGGTAAAAATATTTTAAATCAAACAAATAGCGAAGCTCAAAGAAGTTTTGGAAAAGAAAGAAATGATTTTAAAAATTTAGCTTTAAGAGGAATTTCTTTAGTGATAGGATTTATAATTTTGATGGCTTTGAGTGTCTATGTGTGGGTTTATTATTTGAAAGCAAAAAATACAAAATATTTTGACGAAGAATTATCTCCAGTTGAAGTTGCTTATCTTTCTGGAAATGATGATTTGAAAAAATTGACAGAAGTCGCCATCTTGTCGTTGTTAAAAAAGAAATGTATTTCAATTAAAGAAAAAACAATGAAAATGATTTTTATCAGTGAAAAAGATGAATTGCCAGAAGAAGAGAAAATTATTTTGGAAGCTATAAGAAATAATTATCAAAAAGAAGATAAATTTTATGAAAAAAGTTTAGAAATGAAAAAAATGTTGGAGAAAAAATATCGAAATTTAAAAAAAGATTCTAAAAAATATTATTTTCCATTTTTTTTAGGAGTGATAATTTTAAGTATTTTGTTTTTTACAACAGCATTTGAAAATTTAAGCATATATATTGGCTTTTTTATATTTTTTGCTACAAGTTATTTTATTTTTTTAGACGAACTTTCATATTTTAGAATAATACCGATTTTTTTTATAGGAATTTTATTATTTAACGATATTTCAAAAAATATTTTATATATTTTGGAAATTATTTATTTTTGGGGACTATTTGAAATTTTTAACTATATTTTTAAAAATAATTCTTCGATAAAAAAATGGATAGATGAGTTAAAAAAATATATAGAAGATAAAATTTTTAAAAATAGTTGGAAAATGGATAGATTTGAGAGAAGAAGAATTTATGATATTATTTTACCTTATTCAGTAGCACTGCGTCAAAATCGAAGAGTTTCACAGTGTTTTATAAAAGAATTTGGAGAAGAAGAATATAAAAATCAAAATGTAAATTTTTTCTCAAATAATTTAGTCATTAATGAAGTTCAGAAAACTTTTAATGCCGTAAGGGCAAAATGGGGGAAAATTGCCAGTAAAAATAAAAGATTTGGCTCTGGCAGAAGTTTTGGCGGAAGTTCAGGTGGCGGCTTTGGCGGCGGTGGAGGCGGAAGCTGGTAA
- a CDS encoding energy-coupling factor ABC transporter ATP-binding protein, producing the protein MLKLENICFSYEKQNKILKNISLDIKKGKKTIFLGENGSGKSTLFFLLNGLLKPDSGEIYFNGEKLKYKKKDLENLRKKVGIVFQDPEVQIFAPTVYQEIAYGLQNLGYSNEKIEEKISEISAELNMKKLLEKPCHHLSYGQKKRVTIASILAMEPEILVLDEPTAWLDFKNIKKTLEMIKNLCKRGKTLVISTHDIDFAYEVADYIYILNEGQIVKQGTRYEIFDDFNFLKKLNLDVPKILKVKEFLKQKNIDILEYYEFLEKKFK; encoded by the coding sequence ATGTTAAAATTAGAAAATATTTGCTTTTCGTATGAAAAACAAAATAAGATTTTAAAAAATATCTCTCTTGATATAAAAAAAGGGAAAAAAACAATATTTCTTGGAGAAAACGGTTCAGGAAAATCAACGCTATTTTTTTTGCTAAATGGATTGTTAAAGCCAGATAGTGGCGAAATATATTTTAATGGGGAAAAATTAAAGTATAAAAAGAAAGATTTGGAAAATTTGAGAAAAAAAGTTGGAATTGTATTTCAAGATCCCGAAGTTCAGATTTTTGCGCCGACAGTTTATCAGGAGATAGCTTATGGGTTGCAAAATCTGGGTTATTCAAATGAAAAAATTGAGGAAAAAATAAGTGAGATAAGCGCTGAGCTAAATATGAAAAAACTTTTAGAAAAACCATGTCATCATTTGAGTTACGGACAGAAAAAAAGAGTTACGATAGCTTCAATTTTAGCGATGGAGCCAGAAATTTTAGTGTTGGATGAGCCGACGGCATGGCTTGATTTCAAAAATATAAAAAAAACATTGGAAATGATAAAAAATTTGTGTAAAAGAGGAAAGACGCTTGTGATTTCTACGCACGACATAGATTTTGCGTACGAAGTTGCGGATTATATTTATATTTTAAATGAAGGACAAATTGTGAAGCAAGGAACTCGTTACGAGATTTTTGATGATTTTAATTTTTTGAAAAAATTGAATTTGGATGTACCAAAAATATTGAAAGTAAAAGAATTTTTGAAACAGAAAAATATTGATATTTTGGAATATTATGAGTTTTTGGAAAAGAAATTTAAATAA
- a CDS encoding CbiQ family ECF transporter T component, translating into MLIDKISYRSLLKEINPAIKIFFMVVTLTFLIVTNKKEVFLFNFILFNAIMIVFVKVKIKELFYLYIVPAFFIFTTALSLLWIKKDVMTFLFRSFSSICVVYALICSTPISDFDYVFEKLKFPKIFRELFLLIYKFIFVLFDVKEKLLNAQNSRLGYVNYKSSLKSFSMLVASIFRKTAYYNENSVKAVNSRLGKNFIFVHKKYKKVGKEIFFVIFVCLINLVMVVV; encoded by the coding sequence ATGCTAATAGATAAAATTTCATACAGAAGTTTACTAAAGGAGATAAATCCTGCGATAAAAATATTTTTTATGGTAGTAACTTTAACATTTTTAATTGTTACTAATAAAAAAGAAGTTTTTCTATTTAATTTTATTTTATTTAATGCAATTATGATAGTTTTTGTAAAAGTAAAAATAAAAGAATTATTTTATTTATATATCGTTCCAGCGTTTTTTATTTTTACAACAGCACTTTCGCTTTTATGGATAAAAAAAGATGTAATGACATTTTTATTTCGCTCTTTTTCTTCAATTTGTGTAGTTTATGCTCTAATTTGTTCGACACCGATTTCAGATTTTGACTATGTTTTTGAGAAATTAAAATTTCCAAAAATTTTTCGAGAATTGTTTTTATTAATTTATAAATTTATTTTTGTACTTTTTGATGTGAAAGAGAAGTTATTAAATGCACAAAATTCGAGATTGGGGTATGTAAATTACAAAAGTAGCCTAAAATCTTTTTCAATGTTAGTTGCATCAATATTCAGAAAGACAGCTTATTACAATGAAAATTCAGTAAAAGCTGTAAATTCAAGGTTGGGGAAAAATTTTATCTTTGTTCATAAAAAATATAAAAAAGTTGGAAAAGAAATTTTTTTCGTAATTTTTGTATGTTTAATAAATTTAGTTATGGTGGTAGTATAA
- a CDS encoding energy-coupling factor ABC transporter substrate-binding protein, whose translation MKKEKKDNIFKKNILLLLLIVAIGIFPLLFIKGAEFGGSDDKGEELIQKINPNYKPWAKNLFELPGGEVESLLFALQAAFGAGVVCYVLGYLKGRKKGREENANR comes from the coding sequence TTGAAAAAAGAAAAAAAAGATAATATTTTCAAAAAAAATATACTACTACTGCTATTGATTGTAGCGATAGGAATATTTCCTTTGCTATTTATAAAAGGAGCAGAATTTGGCGGGTCTGATGACAAAGGGGAAGAATTGATTCAAAAAATTAATCCAAATTACAAACCTTGGGCAAAAAATCTTTTTGAGTTGCCGGGAGGAGAAGTTGAAAGTCTTTTGTTTGCGCTACAGGCGGCATTTGGGGCAGGAGTGGTCTGTTATGTATTGGGATATTTAAAAGGTCGTAAAAAGGGAAGAGAAGAAAATGCTAATAGATAA
- a CDS encoding energy-coupling factor ABC transporter permease, whose protein sequence is MKKLKLLILMAFLVIGVNSFSMHIMEGFLPVKWAAFWFVLCLPFWFLGIKKLKKLSGEDMEKKMILALAGAFIFVLSALKIPSVTGSSSHPTGVGLASILYGPFVTSILGTIVLIFQAGLLAHGGFTTLGANSFSMAITGPLVSFGIYKLLYKKNKAMAVFLAAALGDLATYVVTSLQLALANPSATGGVLESFLKFAAIFAVTQVPLAIIEGLLTNIIVNILDKYNDKKGREEV, encoded by the coding sequence ATGAAGAAGTTGAAATTATTAATTTTGATGGCTTTTTTAGTAATTGGTGTAAATAGTTTTTCTATGCACATCATGGAAGGATTTTTGCCTGTAAAGTGGGCGGCATTTTGGTTTGTCTTATGTTTGCCGTTTTGGTTCTTGGGAATAAAAAAATTGAAAAAATTGTCTGGTGAAGATATGGAGAAAAAAATGATTTTAGCACTTGCGGGAGCATTTATCTTTGTTCTTTCGGCGCTAAAAATACCGTCTGTTACAGGAAGTTCATCGCATCCGACAGGAGTGGGATTAGCTTCTATATTATATGGACCCTTTGTAACTTCAATACTGGGGACAATAGTTCTTATATTTCAAGCGGGACTTTTGGCGCACGGAGGATTTACAACGCTTGGAGCAAATAGTTTTTCAATGGCAATAACAGGGCCTTTAGTATCTTTTGGGATTTATAAATTGCTTTATAAAAAAAATAAAGCGATGGCGGTGTTTTTGGCAGCGGCTCTGGGGGATTTGGCAACATATGTAGTAACTTCACTTCAACTGGCACTAGCAAATCCTTCGGCAACTGGAGGAGTGTTGGAATCATTTTTAAAGTTTGCGGCAATCTTTGCGGTAACTCAAGTTCCTTTGGCGATTATTGAAGGGTTGCTAACAAATATTATAGTAAATATATTGGATAAATATAATGACAAAAAAGGAAGAGAAGAGGTGTAA
- a CDS encoding cobyric acid synthase, whose protein sequence is MKKHKNIMIFGTGSNVGKSIIATGLCRIFYQDGYRVAPFKSQNMALNSFITKSGKEMGRAQVVQAEASKIEPEVFMNPILLKPTTDKKSQVIVNGKVYKNMDAREYFSFKHNLKKEIMKAYDYVRENYDICVLEGAGSPAEINLKEDDIVNTGMAEMADAPVILVADIDRGGVFAAIYGTIMLLEESERVRIKGVIINKFRGDKSLLANGIEMIEDLTDVPVLGVVPYVKLGIEEEDSLGIDKYNEKKDAKIKISVIKLKHISNFTDIDALSHYSDVSLKYVKSANELGNEDVIIIPGSKNTIEDMKDLVEKDMARKIIKLAKSGTVIFGICGGFQILGQKITDLNNLESNLKEISGLGILPIETVIETEKITTQYENTLKNVSGILSGMENVKINGYEIHQGYSYLENGDNSKNLKEIQKNCIFGEKKLKGMVRENVIGTYVHGIFDNFEFTNSFLNKIRQNKGLEYVDKKFSYSEYKDREYDKLAKVLRENIDIEKIYEIIEKE, encoded by the coding sequence ATGAAAAAACATAAAAATATAATGATTTTTGGGACGGGGTCAAATGTTGGAAAAAGTATAATTGCAACAGGACTTTGCAGAATTTTTTATCAAGATGGATATAGAGTTGCACCATTCAAATCACAAAATATGGCGCTAAATTCATTTATAACAAAATCTGGAAAAGAGATGGGAAGAGCACAAGTTGTACAGGCTGAAGCTTCTAAAATTGAACCGGAAGTTTTTATGAATCCGATTTTACTAAAACCGACGACGGATAAAAAATCGCAGGTTATCGTAAATGGGAAAGTTTATAAAAATATGGATGCGAGAGAATATTTTTCTTTTAAACATAATTTGAAAAAAGAGATTATGAAAGCATATGATTATGTTCGAGAAAACTATGATATTTGTGTATTGGAAGGTGCAGGAAGTCCTGCGGAAATTAATTTGAAAGAAGATGATATTGTAAATACTGGAATGGCTGAAATGGCAGATGCGCCTGTAATTTTGGTAGCGGACATTGATAGAGGTGGAGTTTTTGCCGCAATTTATGGAACGATAATGCTTTTGGAAGAAAGTGAGAGAGTCAGAATAAAAGGGGTTATCATCAATAAATTTCGTGGGGATAAATCGCTTCTCGCAAATGGGATTGAAATGATAGAAGATTTGACGGATGTACCTGTTTTGGGAGTGGTTCCGTATGTGAAATTGGGGATTGAAGAGGAGGACAGTCTTGGGATTGACAAATATAATGAGAAAAAAGATGCAAAAATAAAAATTTCTGTGATAAAATTAAAGCATATTTCAAATTTTACTGATATTGACGCACTTAGCCATTATAGTGATGTCTCACTAAAATATGTCAAAAGTGCAAATGAACTTGGAAATGAAGATGTTATTATTATTCCTGGCTCAAAAAATACAATTGAAGATATGAAAGATTTGGTTGAAAAAGATATGGCTCGAAAAATAATAAAACTTGCAAAATCAGGAACTGTCATTTTTGGAATTTGCGGAGGATTTCAAATCTTGGGACAAAAAATTACTGATTTGAATAACTTGGAAAGTAATTTAAAGGAGATTTCAGGACTAGGTATACTTCCGATAGAAACAGTTATAGAAACGGAAAAAATAACTACGCAATATGAAAATACATTAAAAAACGTAAGTGGAATTTTGAGCGGAATGGAAAATGTTAAAATAAATGGTTATGAAATTCATCAAGGTTATAGTTATTTGGAAAATGGCGATAATAGTAAAAATTTGAAAGAAATTCAAAAAAATTGTATTTTTGGAGAGAAAAAGTTAAAGGGAATGGTGCGAGAAAATGTGATTGGAACTTATGTTCACGGAATATTTGATAATTTTGAATTTACAAATAGTTTTTTGAATAAGATCAGACAAAATAAAGGTTTGGAATATGTAGATAAAAAATTTAGTTATTCTGAATATAAAGATAGAGAATATGATAAATTGGCAAAAGTTTTGCGGGAAAATATTGATATTGAAAAAATTTATGAGATAATTGAAAAAGAATAA
- the cbiE gene encoding precorrin-6y C5,15-methyltransferase (decarboxylating) subunit CbiE codes for MEKIKILGLGPGNLDYTLPIVLKKIEESDVIIGGKRHLESLGKYTKNKEHFYISADLSKVIEFINENRDKKISLVVSGDTGFYSFLAFIKKHFCDSELEVVAGISSLQYMFAKISDFWNDAYISSVHGKNFDYVSKLSEYEKIGLLTDFSKNTPQNIAKKLFENGFENAKIFVGENLSYENEKIYEFKVSKLKDYEKKFGMNVVIIKR; via the coding sequence ATGGAAAAAATAAAAATATTGGGTTTAGGACCTGGAAATCTTGATTATACATTGCCAATAGTTTTGAAAAAAATAGAAGAAAGTGATGTGATAATCGGCGGAAAAAGACATTTGGAAAGTTTAGGAAAGTATACTAAAAATAAAGAACATTTTTATATTTCAGCTGATTTGAGCAAAGTTATAGAATTTATCAATGAAAACAGAGATAAGAAAATATCTTTAGTAGTTTCTGGAGATACTGGTTTTTACAGCTTTTTAGCTTTTATAAAAAAACATTTTTGTGATAGTGAATTGGAAGTGGTTGCTGGAATTTCGTCACTACAATATATGTTTGCAAAAATTTCAGACTTTTGGAACGATGCTTATATTTCAAGTGTTCACGGCAAAAATTTTGATTATGTATCAAAATTGAGTGAATATGAAAAAATTGGATTGCTCACAGATTTTAGTAAAAATACGCCACAGAATATTGCAAAGAAATTGTTTGAAAACGGTTTTGAAAATGCAAAAATTTTTGTTGGCGAAAATCTTTCTTATGAAAATGAGAAAATCTATGAATTTAAAGTTAGCAAATTGAAAGATTATGAGAAAAAATTTGGAATGAATGTTGTGATTATAAAAAGATAA
- a CDS encoding ClC family H(+)/Cl(-) exchange transporter, whose amino-acid sequence MAKDILHELQNVYSLKSRKSKIILIILCFFTGIFSGLIVSSYTLLLNKISFFRNGYLTNLTVTKIIVGLIIFISVGIVIQFMFSKYPLIGGSGIPQVNAFLNKKIKFNWLPELFTKFFGGVLAVGAGMALGREGPSVHLGALIGSGIKKITKRTETEEKYLVTCGASAGIASTFNAPLAGVIFSLEELHKFFSPLLLICVLVASGTSNYVSRMILGPESSFQYNFMLPKHTPIYIIGIVTLVFCLIITILGRGFSYFLLLFQKKFKDIKMNKYLKISLFMVVVYLVAIFFKEITGGGHDLIEKMFSAKVALKFLVMILVMKFFYTMFCYSSGFPGGIFLPMLVIGALSGKVYGEVLNHYFEIPNEIIVHFMILGMAAYFTAVVRAPITGITLILEMTGNFSYLYMLIIVCTIVYIFTELFKMEPIYERLYLNMFEKEISQAKKEKEKIKKEKRKKEKRLEILENWWKERYNKNKRNNEDKIVTLLIPVGVNSEFDGKLVKELKLPENILIVSVRAEGEDHIAKGNTKIQSGNQLVMITDHKTAVKYASELKERGLKVI is encoded by the coding sequence ATGGCAAAAGATATTTTGCATGAATTACAGAATGTATATTCATTAAAATCAAGGAAAAGCAAAATTATTTTAATAATACTTTGTTTTTTTACAGGAATTTTTTCAGGATTAATTGTTTCGTCATACACATTGTTACTAAATAAAATTTCCTTTTTTAGAAACGGGTATTTAACAAATTTGACAGTAACAAAAATTATTGTAGGACTAATAATTTTTATTTCAGTGGGAATAGTAATTCAGTTTATGTTTTCAAAATATCCGCTAATAGGTGGAAGCGGTATTCCACAAGTAAATGCATTTTTGAATAAAAAAATAAAGTTTAACTGGCTGCCGGAGCTATTTACCAAGTTTTTTGGTGGAGTTTTGGCGGTTGGAGCTGGAATGGCACTTGGTCGGGAAGGACCATCTGTACATCTGGGGGCGCTTATTGGTTCTGGAATTAAAAAGATTACAAAAAGAACTGAAACTGAAGAAAAATATCTTGTAACTTGTGGTGCCAGTGCGGGAATCGCTTCGACATTTAATGCGCCTCTTGCGGGAGTAATTTTTTCATTAGAAGAACTTCATAAGTTTTTTTCGCCGCTTTTATTGATTTGCGTATTAGTTGCCAGCGGGACTTCAAATTATGTTTCAAGAATGATTTTAGGACCTGAATCTTCGTTTCAATATAATTTTATGCTTCCAAAACATACTCCAATTTATATTATTGGAATTGTAACGCTTGTATTTTGTTTAATAATTACAATTTTGGGAAGAGGATTTTCATATTTTCTTTTGTTGTTTCAAAAAAAATTTAAAGACATAAAAATGAATAAATATTTAAAAATTTCGCTATTTATGGTGGTTGTCTACTTAGTGGCAATCTTTTTTAAAGAAATAACAGGCGGAGGACATGATTTAATTGAAAAAATGTTTTCTGCAAAAGTGGCTCTAAAATTTTTAGTTATGATTTTAGTAATGAAATTTTTTTATACAATGTTTTGCTATTCATCAGGATTTCCTGGCGGAATTTTTTTGCCGATGTTAGTGATAGGAGCTTTATCTGGAAAAGTTTACGGCGAAGTATTAAATCACTATTTTGAAATTCCAAATGAAATAATTGTACATTTTATGATACTTGGAATGGCGGCTTATTTTACAGCAGTTGTGAGAGCGCCAATTACAGGAATTACATTAATTTTGGAAATGACGGGAAATTTTTCTTATTTGTATATGCTTATCATCGTTTGTACAATAGTCTATATTTTTACTGAATTATTTAAAATGGAGCCAATATATGAAAGACTTTATTTAAACATGTTTGAAAAAGAGATTTCTCAAGCGAAAAAAGAAAAGGAAAAAATAAAAAAAGAGAAGAGAAAAAAGGAAAAAAGACTCGAAATATTGGAAAATTGGTGGAAGGAAAGATATAATAAAAACAAAAGAAATAATGAGGATAAAATTGTTACTTTGTTAATTCCTGTAGGAGTAAATTCGGAATTTGACGGTAAGTTAGTCAAAGAATTGAAGTTGCCAGAAAATATTTTGATTGTAAGTGTCAGAGCCGAAGGAGAAGATCATATAGCGAAAGGTAATACAAAAATTCAAAGTGGAAATCAGCTCGTCATGATTACAGATCACAAAACTGCTGTTAAATATGCAAGTGAATTAAAGGAGAGAGGACTGAAAGTTATTTAA
- the ffh gene encoding signal recognition particle protein yields the protein MFNNLGDRFKDIFKKVRGQGKLTESNMKDALREVRLALLEADVNYGVAKNFVSRIRQKALGEEVISGVNPTQQFVKIVNDELVQVLGGTNVALKKAEKGMTVVMLCGLQGAGKTTFSGKLAKFLKSKGEKPFLIGADVYRPAAKKQLKVLAQQVKVGSFTIDESTDAINIVKEGIEAAKEENATYVIIDTAGRLHIDEELMKELHDIKDNVKPDEILLVVDGMTGQDAVNVAKSFNEELDITGVVLTKLDGDTRGGAALSVKEVAGKPIKFISEGEKLDDVSAFHPDRLASRILGMGDVVSLVEKAQEAIDEKEAKKMEEKFRKNQFDFEDFLKQFKMIRKMGSIAGIMKMIPGVDTNMIDMGMAEKEMKKVEAIIYSMTVQERRNPKLLKAGTRKVRIAKGSGVQVNDVNKLIKQFEQMKQMMKMFNSGAIPGLGMMKGRKR from the coding sequence ATGTTTAATAATTTGGGAGATAGATTTAAAGATATATTTAAAAAGGTCAGAGGACAGGGGAAATTGACAGAAAGTAATATGAAAGATGCTCTTCGGGAAGTTAGATTAGCTTTGCTGGAAGCGGATGTCAATTATGGTGTTGCTAAAAATTTTGTTTCAAGAATTCGTCAAAAAGCGCTGGGTGAAGAAGTAATTTCAGGAGTAAATCCGACACAGCAATTTGTAAAAATAGTAAATGATGAGCTTGTACAAGTGCTTGGTGGAACAAATGTTGCACTTAAAAAGGCTGAGAAAGGAATGACAGTCGTGATGCTGTGTGGGCTTCAGGGTGCTGGGAAAACGACATTTTCAGGAAAACTTGCAAAATTTTTAAAATCAAAGGGAGAAAAACCTTTTTTAATTGGAGCTGATGTGTATAGACCCGCAGCTAAAAAACAATTGAAAGTGTTGGCACAGCAGGTAAAAGTTGGATCTTTTACGATAGATGAGAGTACAGATGCGATAAATATAGTGAAAGAAGGAATAGAAGCGGCAAAGGAAGAAAATGCAACTTATGTGATAATTGATACAGCAGGTAGACTTCACATTGACGAAGAGTTGATGAAAGAGCTGCATGATATAAAAGATAATGTAAAACCTGATGAAATACTTCTTGTAGTTGACGGAATGACTGGACAAGATGCGGTAAATGTGGCAAAATCATTTAATGAAGAACTTGATATAACCGGAGTTGTGCTTACTAAATTGGATGGCGATACCCGTGGTGGTGCGGCTTTGTCGGTTAAAGAAGTTGCCGGAAAACCAATAAAATTTATAAGTGAAGGGGAAAAACTTGATGATGTTTCAGCGTTTCACCCTGATAGACTTGCCTCTCGTATTTTGGGGATGGGAGATGTCGTGTCGCTGGTTGAAAAAGCGCAGGAAGCAATTGATGAAAAAGAAGCTAAAAAGATGGAAGAAAAATTTAGAAAAAATCAGTTTGATTTTGAGGATTTTTTGAAACAGTTTAAAATGATTAGAAAAATGGGGTCGATTGCGGGAATTATGAAAATGATACCTGGAGTTGACACGAATATGATTGATATGGGAATGGCTGAAAAAGAGATGAAAAAAGTGGAAGCTATTATTTATTCGATGACAGTGCAGGAAAGAAGAAATCCAAAACTTTTAAAAGCCGGAACTAGAAAAGTTAGAATTGCCAAAGGCAGCGGAGTACAAGTAAATGATGTGAATAAACTAATAAAACAGTTTGAGCAGATGAAGCAAATGATGAAAATGTTTAACAGCGGAGCAATTCCAGGACTTGGAATGATGAAAGGCAGAAAGAGATAA
- the ylxM gene encoding YlxM family DNA-binding protein produces MNKLEKLEDFLRHSILFLYYSELFSKKQREYLELYFEENSSFSEIAKKYEITRQAVYDNIKRGIKQLDEYEEKLKIFEKEKELKNKLLFLKNNFTLENLEKIIEEFDYDENLE; encoded by the coding sequence ATGAATAAACTAGAAAAATTGGAAGATTTTTTGAGACACTCAATACTTTTTTTGTATTATAGTGAGCTTTTTTCTAAAAAGCAAAGAGAGTATTTGGAACTGTATTTTGAGGAAAATAGTTCTTTTTCAGAAATTGCAAAAAAATATGAGATTACACGGCAAGCCGTTTATGATAATATAAAGCGGGGGATAAAACAGCTTGATGAATATGAAGAAAAATTGAAAATATTTGAAAAGGAAAAGGAACTAAAAAATAAACTTTTGTTTTTGAAAAATAATTTTACATTGGAGAATTTGGAAAAAATAATTGAAGAATTTGATTATGATGAAAATTTAGAATAA